One stretch of Macaca nemestrina isolate mMacNem1 chromosome 17, mMacNem.hap1, whole genome shotgun sequence DNA includes these proteins:
- the LOC139359324 gene encoding LOW QUALITY PROTEIN: eukaryotic translation initiation factor 3 subunit F-like (The sequence of the model RefSeq protein was modified relative to this genomic sequence to represent the inferred CDS: inserted 1 base in 1 codon), producing MATPVVSASAPPATPAAAPVAAPASASVSVPAPMPAPAAAPVPAAAPAASSDPAAAAAATTAVPGQTRASAQAPAQTPAPALPGPALPGPFPGGRVVRLHPVILASIVDSYERGNEGAARVIGTLLGTVDKHSVEVTNCFSVPHNESEDEVAVDMVAKNTYELHKNVSRNELILGWYATGHDITEHSVLIHEYYSREAPNPIHLTVDTSLQNGRMSIKAYVSTLMGVPGRTMGVMFTPLTVKYAYYDXERIGVDLILKTCFSPNRVIGLSSDLQQVGGASAHIQDALSTVLQYAEDVLSGKVSADNTVGRFLISLVNQVPKIVPDDFETMLNSNINDLLMVTYLANLTQSQIALNEKLVNL from the exons ATGGCCACACCGGTGGTATCAGCAAGTGCTCCTCCGGCCACGCCAGCCGCAGCCCCGGTGGCGGCGCCAGCATCGGCCTCAGTCTCAGTCCCAGCGCCAATGCCAGCACCGGCTGCGGCTCCGGTTCCCGCTGCGGCTCCAGCCGCATCCTCAGACCCTGCGGCAGCAGCAGCGGCTACAACTGCCGTTCCTGGCCAGACCCGGGCCTCAGCGCAAGCTCCAGCGCAGACCCCAGCGCCCGCTCTGCCTGGTCCTGCTCTCCCAGGGCCCTTCCCCGGCGGCCGCGTGGTCAGGCTGCACCCAGTCATTTTGGCCTCCATTGTGGACAGCTACGAGAGAGGCAATGAGGGTGCTGCCCGAGTTATCGGGACCCTGTTGGGAACTGTCGACAAGCACTCAGTGGAGGTCACCAATTGCTTTTCAGTGCCACACAATGAGTCAGAAGATGAAGTGGCTGTTGACATGGTTGCTAAGAACACGTATGAACTGCATAAAAATGTTTCTCGAAATGAGCTCATCCTGGGCTGGTACGCTACAGGCCATGACATCACAGAGCACTCTGTGCTAATCCATGAGTACTACAGCCGAGAGGCCCCCAACCCCATCCACCTCACTGTGGACACAAGTCTCCAGAACGGCCGCATGAGCATCAAAGCCTATGTCAGTACTTTAATGGGTGTCCCTGGGAGGACCATGGGAGTGATGTTCACACCTCTGACAGTGAAATACGCATACTATG CTGAACGCATTGGAGTTGACCTGATCTTGAAGACCTGCTTTAGCCCCAACAGAGTGATTGGACTCTCAAGTGACTTACAGCAAGTAGGAGGGGCATCAGCTCACATCCAGGATGCCCTGAGCACAGTGTTGCAATATGCAGAGGATGTACTGTCTGGAAAGGTGTCAGCTGACAATACTGTGGGCCGCTTCCTGATAAGCCTGGTTAACCAAGTACCCAAAATAGTTCCTGATGACTTCGAGACCATGCTCAACAGCAACATCAATGACCTGCTGATGGTGACCTACCTGGCCAACCTCACACAGTCACAGATTGCCCTCAATGAAAAACTTGTAAACCTGTGA